Below is a window of Streptomyces sp. NBC_01429 DNA.
GGCGGCGTATCCCAGTGCGACAGTGACGACGGGAGGCCGTACGGCACCGCTCAGGGATTTCGGCACGAGTGAGTGGACCGGTCCCGGCGTGGACCGCCGCCCCATCCCCCAGCGCTGACGTGTACGCGCTCGGTGGGTCGTTGCTGATCTCCGCCACAGCCATGAGGGCCATGGTCTGTCCCGACGACGCGGAACGGCCGGTGCAGCGTCGGGCCGTGGTGGACAACAAGCGGCGCCCTTTCGATCTGCCGGCCCCCTTCGGGACGGTGATCGACGCCATGCTGAGCTACGAACCGTGCGACCGGCAGTCGCTCTTGGACGTCGCGGCCGAATTCAGGAAGGCCGACAAGGCGGTACGGCACAACCGATGACCGGGCTGTTGGCCATGCGGGTGGCCTTGTCACAGCCCAGAAATGCAGAAAACCCCCGATGAACAGGGGGTTCAGCTGGTGGCCAACCGACACAATTCGTTGACCTGCCGCTATGAGCGATCCTGCTGGGAGTGATTCCCTCCCAGCTCAAGATCGTTTCCCTTTGGTCTGGTCACGTCTGCTGCACGCGCGCTCCGCAGGCAGGGATGCCCGACGTATCCTTCCCCGAGATCGGCTGAGTATCCAAGTCTCCGGCGCCTTCAGGCAGCAGGCGATGCGGTGGCGACGCGCTAGTACGGGCGGAGCGGTCGCTCCCGGCGTCCGGTTCGGCTCCCCATCCGTACGGGACATGGTTCCGCCAGCTCCAACTCTTCGAGAAAGAGCGTCTGTTCAGGCAGGAGCGAGCCGATCGCAGTCAACCCGCGCGCTCCCGGAATATCGGTCGGCGTCGTCGGGCGGGGCGCGGTCGGCCGCCGCTGCGCGTACCGTGCCGGCCTCGGCTCACCGGATCAGGACGGCTTCTCCCGAGCGTGGCACGACGGTGGCCCAGCCCAGTTCGTGGTCGATGCGTTCGCGCAGCGCCGCTGAGGCATCGGGCTCGCCGTGGACCAGGTAGGTCGTGTGCGGTGGGGGTGCGCTGCGAAGCCATTCGATGATCTGTGCGGCGTCGGCGTGCGCGGAAAAGTGGGGTACGTCGGCGACTTCGGCGCGCACGGGCACGTACTCGCCGAACATTTTCACCGTGCGTGCTCCGTCAACCAGATCGCGTGCGCGGGTGCCCTCGGCGGCGAAGCCCACGATGGCGACGGCATTGCGCGGGTCGGGCAGCAGACGCCGCAGGTGGTGGACGACGCGTCCGCCGGTTGCCATGCCGGCCGAGGACACGATCACGGCCGGTCCTGTCGCCTCGTTGATGGCGATGGACTCCCGGACGGAGCGAGCGGCCAGGAAGGGCTCGGGGCTCAGGTCGTCCGTGCCGTCGGCCGAGATGCCGTCGCGCAGTTCGGGCGCCCGTGCCCGGACGGCTTCCCGGTACACCTCCAGCGCGGCCAGGGCCATGGGGCTGTCGACGAAGACAGGCACCGCGGCGGGCAGAATGTTCTTTCGCCGCAGGACGGAGAGTTCGTGGAGGACGACTTCGGTACGGTCCAGGGCGAACGCCGGTACGACCACGATGCCGCCGCGCCGGATCGTCCGGCCGACGATATCGGCGAAGCATGTCCGGCCGGTCTCGTCGTCGTGGCGGCGGTTGCCGTAGGTGGATTCCATGAGAAGGACATCCGCGCCGGAGAAGGGCTCAGCGGGCTTCAGCAAGGGGTGGCCGGGACGGCCGAGGTCTCCGCTGAAGGCGAGGGTGTGTCCGTCGTCCAGGGTGAGACGGGCCCACGCCGAGCCGAGGATATGACCGGCCGGGTGCAGGGCCAGCCGTGTCCTCGACATGATCTCGACCTCGGTGTTCATGCTCACCGGGTCGAAGAACGTCACGGTCCGGTCGACATCGCGGTCGTCGTACAGCGGCTGGGCGGGGCGGTGCTTGGACCAGCCGTGCTCATTGGCGTGCTGAGCCGCCTCGGTCTGGAGCCGCGCGCTGTCGCGGAGCACGATCTCTGCCAGCCGGGCGGTGTAGGCGCTGGTCAGGATGGGCCCCCGGAATCCGTTCCGGACGAGCCGGGGGAGGTAGCCGCAGTGGTCCAGATGGGCATGGGTCACGATCACCGCGTGAATGTCCCGGGCATCGCAGGGCAGCGGACGCCAGTTACGGCGCCGTAGATCGGCGAGCCCCTGGAAGAGCCCGCAGTCGACCAGAATGCGCGAGTGTTCGCCCTCCACCAGGAACTTGCTTCCGGTGACCGTGCCCACACCGCCGAGAAACGTCATGAGCGCCGGAAGGGGTCTGCCCGTGCCGGCCGGAGTTTCGGATGGTTCGGCCATGTGCTGCGGCTTCCTCGTGTGCGTTGTCCCTGCGGCCGCTCTCCCGGTGCGTCCTGTGCCGACCGGGACGGGGTCGCTTTTTGTGGATGGGGCGCTTGTCTTGCGGGCGAGGGCGGGCCGGACCCCTGAGGTGGCGGGCTCGTCTCCTCCAGCATGAATGTTCTGACACGAATGGGCGAGCTGTCGGGAGATCCGGGGAGGGTGCGGCCGTCATCTGCCGGGGCGAGCGGTCGCCGAGTGTCCGTGGGCCGCCGGCAGTGGTGCCCTCGCGCCCGCCCGCCCCCGGCGGGATGCTGAAGACCGAGTGGTGGAGGGAGACTCGTGCCCCGGCATTTCGGTGACGGCGGGAGGTGGCATCGGCTCCGGTACCGGGTGCCGCGCTGCTGACCGGCTATCGGCGCTCATGGCTGCGGGGAGACCTGCTGGCCGGGGTCACGGTCGCGGCGTACCTCGTGCCTCAGGTCATGGCGTACGCGAGTGTCGCGGGGCTGCCGCCGGTCACGGGGCTGTGGGCGGTTCTGCCGGCGCTCGTGCTCTACGCGCTGTTCGGTTCGTCCCGGCTCCTGTCGGTCGGTCCGGAGTCGACCACCGCGCTCATGACCGCGGTGTCCGGAGTCGACCACCGCGCTCATGACCGCGGCCGTGGTCGGGCCGCTCGCGGCGGGGGATCCCGGACGATACGGGGCGTTGGCCACCGGGCTCGCAGCCGCGGTCGCGCTGGTGTGTCTGGTGGCATGGGCCGCCAGGCTCGGGTTCATCGCCGACCTGCTGTCACGGCCGGTCCTGGTCGGTTATCTGACCGGGATCGCCCTGCTCATGATCGTGGACCAGCTGCCCAAACTCACCGGCGTTCCGACGACAGGCTCGGGCTTCTTCCCCCCACTGCTCTCCTTTCTGCGCCACCTCTCCCGTGCCGAGGCGGTGACCCTGGCCTTCAGCGCCGCTCTCCTCGTCCTTCTCTTTGTCGCGCCCCCGCTGGTGGCCGGCGGTTCCCCGGCCGTTGCTCGCCGTGGTGCTGGGCAGCGTCGTCGTCGCGCTTTTCGGCTGGGAGGACCACGGGATCGCGGTGGTCGGAACCGTCCCGTCCGGGCTGCCCGTCCCAGCGCTGCCCGATTTGGGTGAGCTGCCCCGCCTGCTGGTGCCCGCGCTGAGTGTCCTGCTCGTCGGGTACAGCGATGTCATCCTGACCGGGCGCGCCTTCGCCGGACGTGGCGAGCACGGGAGGCTCGACCCGAATCGGGAGTTGTTCTCCCTGGGCGCCGCGAACGTGGGCGCGAGTCTCCTCCACGGCTTCCCGGTGAGCAGCAGTGCCAGCCGAACGGCTCTCGCCGTGTCGGCGGGAGCACGCACCCAGGTGTACTCGCTCGTAGCCGGTGCGGCCGTCTTCGGCACACTGCTGTTCCTGGGCCCCGCCCTGAGTCGCATCCCGGTTCCCGTGCTGGGGGCACTCGTCGTCTATGCCGCGGTGCGGCTGATCGATCTGGCGGGGTTCCGCAGGCTGGCAGCTTTCCGGCGCCGGGAGTTCCTTCTGGCGACGGGCTGTCTGCTCGGCGTACTCGCTCTCGGCATTCTCTACGGGGTACTCATCGCCGTGGCCCTGTCCGTGGCGGAACTCCTGAGCCGGATCGCCCGCCCCCCACGATGCCGTCGAGGGGGTCGTGCCCGGGGTGGCCGGCATGCACGACGTCGATGACTATCCGAAGGCCCGTACCGTCCCCGGACTGGTGGTCTACCGCTACGACTCGCCCCTTTTCTTCGCCAACGCCGAGAACTTCAAGCACCGCGCCCTGGCAGCCCTGGACAATCAGTCCGAACCCGTGTTCTGGCTCGTCCTCAACGCCGAGGCCAATGTGGAGGTGGACATCACCGCACTGGACTCCATGGAGGAACTCCGTCGTGAAACGACCGAGCGGGGAATCGTATTCGCCATGGCCCGGGTCAAACAGGGGCTGCGCGACCAGTTGGACGCCTACGGCCTGACCGCGGCCATCGGCACCGGTCTGATCTTCCCGACACTGCCGACCGCCGTCGCCGCGTACCAGGAATGGCGCGCGCACTCAGGGAACGACGTGGGTGGATAGGCGCTTGTTCCGCGACATGGTCCGGCCCGATTTCCCGCCCGATTCGCGGGGCGAGAGGCAGGCATGCAGCATGGAGAGCGTCCGATGGCGCGGCCGAGCGGCCTGACTGGGCGAGCGGCCTTCACTCGTGCCGCGCCACTCACCCATCGCGATCGGAGCGAGTCGTCAGCACACGCCGCTCATCCCTGTGGAGCGGCGGGACGGGGAGCGATCCTCATGTTCCTCTCCAGGTGTCGGATCAGGAGGCAGTCATGGACGGCAGCGCGAAGGACGGCGGTGCGCTCGGTAGGGGGGATCTCGGACCGGTGGTGGTCGGCACCGACGGTTCGGACCACGCCACCAGGGCGGTGCTCTGGGCTGCCGACGAGGCGACGGCACGGAACCGGTCCCTGACCGTCGTCCACGCGATCGGAGTCGAACAGGCCCGGTATCTGGCCTTCGACGACACCCATACCGTCCTCCGCGAGGCTCGGCAGACCCTCGACACCGCGGCCGCGCAGGTGCAGCGCGAGCACCCGGACCTCGCAGTCTCCACGGTGCTGAGCCGGGACGAGCCGGCGGACAGCCTGCTGGAGGAGGCGGGGGCCGACGGAACCGTCGTGGTCGGCTCCCGGGGGCTGGGCGGGTTCGCCGCCCTGCTCATCGGCTCGGTCGGACTCCGTACCGCCGCGCGGGCCAGGGGCCCGGTGGTTGTGGTGCGCCGCGTCGGGGAAGCCGCGGGCGGGTTCGTGACGGTCGCGGTCCGGGACGACGGTGACCGGGAAGCCCTGATGTACGCCGCGCGGACCGCGCGGTCGCGTCGTGCGGCCCTCCGGGTGGTCGGTGTCTGGCTGTTCCTCCAGAACGTGGGGTCCATGGCGACGATGGTCGACGACGTCAGCGGCCTGGCCGAGGCGGAGAGCGAGGCCACGTCGCACATGGTCGAACCGGTCCGGAACGACTTCCCCGAACTCACGGTCACCGTGCGAACGGTCCGGGCCACGTCGGTCGCCGGGGCCTTGGTGGAGGAGGCGGCAGGCGCGGACCTGCTGGTGATGGGTGCCCGCAGGCCCGCGCACCGTATCGGCGCACCGCTGGGGCGGGTCACTCACGCGGTCCTGCACCACGCTCCCTGCCCGGTCGCCGTGGTCCCGCGCGGCTGACCACGCCGGACGGAGCCGGACAGGCCCCGACCCGAGCCTCAGCTCCCCTGTTCCGGACCTCCCACGGACCGGGCGGGCCGTTGGGAGACCATACGGCCCGCCGGCTGGGCCGGACGGCTCTGTGAGGGCCGTCCGGCCCCTGGCCATGAGAGTTCCGGCCCGTTCACGCTTGCAGTGAGGAAACGTGGTGGGGCGTAACCCCCGGTATCCGGGGCGAGGAGGAGACATGCCGCACACGCCGTGCCTGGTGAGCGACGTCATGACAAACCCGGTGGTCGCTGTCGGACCGCGGGCGGGCTTCAAGGAAATCGTCGAGACCCTGAGGCAGTGGAAGGTGAGCGCCGTACCGGTCCTGGCGGGCGACGGCAGAGTGGTCGGGGTGGTGTCGGAAGCCGATCTGCTTCCCAAGGAGGAGTTCCGGGACGCCGACCCCAGCCGCATGGAGCAGATGCGACGCCTCGAAGACATGCGCAAGGCCGGAGCCTTGACCGCCGAGGAACTGATGAGCGTCCCCGCCGTCACGGTCCGGGAGGACGCCACCCTCGCACAGGCCGCTCGGACGATGGCACAGCGGACGCTGAAGCGCTTGCCCGTCGTCGACGGAGAGGGAATGCTCCGGGGCATCGTCAGCCGTGCGGATCTCCTCAAGGTGTTTCTCCGGTCGGACGAGGATCTCGCGCAGGAAGTACGCAAGGACGTGGTCGAGCAACTCTTCCGGGTGTCCCGGGGGAGCGTGGACGTCTCTGTCACCGACGGTGTGGTCACACTGAGCGGCACCGTCCGGGACACAGCGCTCGTCCCGGTCGCCGCCCGGCTGGCCAGAGCGGTCGAGGGGGTCGTGGACGTCCAGTGTGATCTGGTCGGGCCGCGTGCCGCCTCGATGCGGGCGCCCGGTGCGGGGGCTCAGCTCTGATCCGCTGCCGGGGGCGCGGTGCCGGGGAAGCCGCTGGTGCGCCAGGTGCCGCCGTCGGCGGTGAGGGCGAAGCCCTCGTAACCGTCGAGGTTCTCCAGCCAGTCCTGTGCCCGGGCGCCCATGGCATAGGCGGCGGTCGCGTAGGCGTCGGTCATGGTGAGCCGGGGGCCGGTCAGGGTGAGGGAGGCGGGGCCCGCCGCCGTGGTGCCGTGGTGGGGGTCGAGGATGTGGGCGCCGCGTTCGGCCGTACCAGAGGTGGCGACGGCGAAGTCGCGTCCGGTCACCACGGTGCTCAGGGCGCCGGGACGCAGGGGGTCGGCGATGCCGATGCGCCAGGGGGCGCCGGGGGACGGCTCGCCGCTCAGCTGGAGATCGCCGCCGCCGTTGACACAGGTGTTGCGGGCGCCGGCCTCGTACAGGATCCGTGAGGCGTGTTCCACGGCCCAGCCCTTGACCAGCCCGGACGGATCGAGTGTGCCGCCCGCCAGCGGGCTGAACCAGCCGTCGGTGACGCGTACGGCGTCGTCGCACAGGGCGAGTACCTCACGCACCTCCGGCGAGCAGCGGTCGGGTGTCAGTTCGCCGCGTGCGAGCCGGCTGACGGCACTGTCGGGGCGGTAGGTGGAGTAGGTCGCGTCGACGTGGTGGAGCCGGCGCACCGCCTCGCGCAGCGCCCGCTGGATCGCGGGGGTGCGCGGGTCACGGATGTCGAAGGAGAAGACCGTGCCCATCACGTGCTCCACGTGGCGCAGGCCGCGTCCCTGGTCAGGCACCGGCCTTGTCCAGTGCGCTCTGGAGTGAGTCGATGTAGCCCTGGCTGGTGTAGCTGGCGCCGGAGACGGAGTCGATGTGCGCGCTGTGGGCTGCCAGCGCCTCCTGGTTCAGGCGCGGTACCGCGTAGTCGGCGATCCGCCGGCTGTGGCCGTCGCCGGACGGGGCTTGGAGGATCTTGACGGCGGTCAGTTTCCCGGCTCGTACCGTGGCGGACACCTGGACCGTGCCGTACTGGGTGTTCACCGGGTCGCCGGTGTACGTACCCCCGGTGCCCCCGGCCGTGGACGCGCCGGCCCGCGGGGAGGCGCCCGGCGCGGGGGATGCCGTCGCCGTGCCGCTCGGTGCGGGTACCGCCAGGGCCGGCCGGTCGCTCTGGTGGGGTTTGAGGGTGAGCAGCAGGACGACCAGGGTGGCGGTCGACGCGGCGGCGAGGACGGCTCGGCGCACGGGGTTCTCCTCAGAACTCGAACGACTCGTGGTGGATGTGGCGGCGCCGTAGCCCGGCCCGGTGCAGGGCCCGCTTGGCGGCGTCCGTCATCCCGGGAGGGCCGCAGAGATACACCTCGTGCGCGGCGAGGTCCGGCACCAGCGCGTTCAGCGCGCGGGCGGTCAGCGGCAGCGAGTGGGCCGCGGGTTCGCTGACGAAGCAGTGGACGGTGGCGCCGCGCGCGGCGGCTATCGCGTCCAGCTCCCCGCGCAGCGCCAGGTCCTCGGGCCGCCGGGCCAGGTAGACGAGTGTCACCTCGCCCGGCAGCGTCTCGAAGAGCGCCCGCAGCGGAGTGATCCCGACGCCGCCCGCCAGCAGCAGCACTTTCGGGGAACGGCGC
It encodes the following:
- a CDS encoding MBL fold metallo-hydrolase, whose product is MAEPSETPAGTGRPLPALMTFLGGVGTVTGSKFLVEGEHSRILVDCGLFQGLADLRRRNWRPLPCDARDIHAVIVTHAHLDHCGYLPRLVRNGFRGPILTSAYTARLAEIVLRDSARLQTEAAQHANEHGWSKHRPAQPLYDDRDVDRTVTFFDPVSMNTEVEIMSRTRLALHPAGHILGSAWARLTLDDGHTLAFSGDLGRPGHPLLKPAEPFSGADVLLMESTYGNRRHDDETGRTCFADIVGRTIRRGGIVVVPAFALDRTEVVLHELSVLRRKNILPAAVPVFVDSPMALAALEVYREAVRARAPELRDGISADGTDDLSPEPFLAARSVRESIAINEATGPAVIVSSAGMATGGRVVHHLRRLLPDPRNAVAIVGFAAEGTRARDLVDGARTVKMFGEYVPVRAEVADVPHFSAHADAAQIIEWLRSAPPPHTTYLVHGEPDASAALRERIDHELGWATVVPRSGEAVLIR
- a CDS encoding universal stress protein — encoded protein: MDGSAKDGGALGRGDLGPVVVGTDGSDHATRAVLWAADEATARNRSLTVVHAIGVEQARYLAFDDTHTVLREARQTLDTAAAQVQREHPDLAVSTVLSRDEPADSLLEEAGADGTVVVGSRGLGGFAALLIGSVGLRTAARARGPVVVVRRVGEAAGGFVTVAVRDDGDREALMYAARTARSRRAALRVVGVWLFLQNVGSMATMVDDVSGLAEAESEATSHMVEPVRNDFPELTVTVRTVRATSVAGALVEEAAGADLLVMGARRPAHRIGAPLGRVTHAVLHHAPCPVAVVPRG
- a CDS encoding CBS domain-containing protein, with the translated sequence MPHTPCLVSDVMTNPVVAVGPRAGFKEIVETLRQWKVSAVPVLAGDGRVVGVVSEADLLPKEEFRDADPSRMEQMRRLEDMRKAGALTAEELMSVPAVTVREDATLAQAARTMAQRTLKRLPVVDGEGMLRGIVSRADLLKVFLRSDEDLAQEVRKDVVEQLFRVSRGSVDVSVTDGVVTLSGTVRDTALVPVAARLARAVEGVVDVQCDLVGPRAASMRAPGAGAQL
- a CDS encoding FAD:protein FMN transferase is translated as MPDQGRGLRHVEHVMGTVFSFDIRDPRTPAIQRALREAVRRLHHVDATYSTYRPDSAVSRLARGELTPDRCSPEVREVLALCDDAVRVTDGWFSPLAGGTLDPSGLVKGWAVEHASRILYEAGARNTCVNGGGDLQLSGEPSPGAPWRIGIADPLRPGALSTVVTGRDFAVATSGTAERGAHILDPHHGTTAAGPASLTLTGPRLTMTDAYATAAYAMGARAQDWLENLDGYEGFALTADGGTWRTSGFPGTAPPAADQS
- a CDS encoding FMN-binding protein — translated: MRRAVLAAASTATLVVLLLTLKPHQSDRPALAVPAPSGTATASPAPGASPRAGASTAGGTGGTYTGDPVNTQYGTVQVSATVRAGKLTAVKILQAPSGDGHSRRIADYAVPRLNQEALAAHSAHIDSVSGASYTSQGYIDSLQSALDKAGA